Proteins encoded within one genomic window of Chitinophaga parva:
- a CDS encoding tetratricopeptide repeat protein: MRKSQVLLTGAGVAAVVLLFVFGRTVPKPDKHTVAAAAPMMGGGQPVVSIDFNEVLAKAKQNVSADSLSQITSLENKVVRGDVKAQQILVFHQLATAWDSLHQPSVAAHYLGEAAKLENSEKSLTFAANLFLANLDDEDPSMSAWQAKQAIDLYDKAIAMDTANVSLQIAQASAYMRTGSPMEGVSKLRALADKYPDNVEVQITLGDLAIQSRQFDKAAARMETLLQQHPDNAQALFIAAEAYGGLGNKEKAIQLLERCKKLVNNPALIKEIDDHIAELK, encoded by the coding sequence GTGCGAAAATCACAAGTTCTTCTTACCGGTGCCGGCGTAGCCGCTGTTGTGTTGTTGTTTGTTTTTGGACGTACTGTGCCCAAGCCAGACAAGCATACTGTTGCTGCCGCTGCTCCCATGATGGGTGGCGGACAGCCCGTAGTATCCATTGACTTCAATGAAGTACTGGCAAAAGCGAAGCAAAATGTTTCAGCAGACAGCCTGAGTCAAATCACATCCCTTGAGAACAAGGTGGTGCGGGGCGATGTAAAAGCCCAGCAAATACTTGTGTTTCATCAACTTGCTACGGCATGGGATAGCCTTCACCAGCCGTCGGTGGCCGCCCATTACCTGGGCGAAGCGGCTAAATTGGAAAATTCCGAAAAAAGCCTCACCTTTGCAGCCAATTTATTTTTAGCGAACCTGGACGACGAGGACCCAAGTATGTCCGCCTGGCAAGCCAAACAGGCCATAGACCTGTATGACAAAGCCATCGCGATGGACACGGCCAACGTTTCGTTGCAGATCGCGCAGGCATCTGCCTACATGCGTACGGGAAGCCCCATGGAGGGTGTTAGCAAGCTGAGAGCCCTTGCTGACAAGTACCCGGACAATGTGGAAGTGCAGATCACCCTGGGCGACCTGGCCATCCAGTCCCGCCAGTTTGATAAGGCAGCCGCCCGCATGGAAACGCTGCTGCAGCAGCACCCGGACAATGCACAGGCACTGTTCATTGCAGCGGAAGCTTACGGTGGCCTGGGGAATAAGGAAAAAGCCATCCAGTTGCTGGAACGCTGCAAAAAACTCGTGAATAATCCCGCGCTGATCAAAGAGATCGATGATCATATTGCGGAACTCAAATAA
- a CDS encoding Rne/Rng family ribonuclease, with protein MNKELIINAAPTGVEIALLEDKRLVELHHESGNPNFSVGDLYLGKVKKLIPGLNAAFVDVGFEKDAFLHYTDLSPYIRSILKFTQLAMHDKSPEGFDFGKFKNEPEIVKTGKVTEVLGGKPNILVQILKEPISSKGPRLSCEISLPGRFIVLTPFNDIVAVSKKIHSSEERKRLQKIVEAIKSPNFGVIVRTAAEGKKTAELHEDLTALVETWKIIQANLKGAQAPQKILSEQAKTTSMLRDLLNESFNRIVINDKNMYSDTRAYIQKIAPEKQDIVTYYHNGAPIFDHYGITRQVKSAFGKTVNLDSGVYLIIEATEALHVIDVNSGYKSSSNNQEQNALASNLEAAAEIARQLRLRDLGGIIIIDFIDMKLPENKKTVFEAMEKHMAQDRAKHTILPISKFGLMQITRQRVKPEMTISVAEDCPTCRGTGKIGASMLILEEIEKNLLYLINHQHKGLSIRVHPILYAYLTKGFLGSRQWKWYWRFKRWIKLRADNNYHLTEYRFFDNNDEEIKF; from the coding sequence TTGAATAAGGAATTGATTATAAATGCAGCACCTACTGGTGTAGAGATTGCATTGCTCGAAGATAAGCGGCTCGTAGAGCTGCATCACGAGAGCGGCAATCCTAATTTTTCAGTAGGCGATCTGTACCTCGGGAAGGTGAAAAAGCTCATCCCCGGGCTCAATGCTGCTTTCGTAGACGTGGGGTTCGAAAAAGATGCCTTTTTGCACTACACCGATCTTAGCCCGTATATCCGCTCCATCCTCAAATTTACCCAACTGGCCATGCACGACAAGAGCCCCGAGGGATTTGATTTTGGAAAGTTTAAGAACGAGCCCGAGATCGTAAAGACCGGTAAGGTGACCGAAGTGCTGGGCGGTAAGCCGAACATCCTGGTACAGATCCTCAAAGAGCCCATCTCCTCCAAAGGCCCCCGCCTGAGCTGCGAAATTTCCCTGCCTGGCCGTTTTATCGTGTTAACACCCTTCAACGACATTGTAGCCGTTTCCAAAAAGATCCACTCCTCGGAAGAAAGGAAAAGACTGCAGAAAATTGTAGAGGCCATCAAATCACCCAACTTTGGCGTGATCGTCCGTACCGCAGCGGAGGGAAAGAAAACCGCAGAACTGCACGAAGACCTCACCGCCCTGGTGGAGACCTGGAAGATCATACAGGCCAATCTCAAAGGCGCCCAGGCCCCGCAAAAGATCCTGAGCGAACAGGCCAAGACCACCAGCATGCTGCGCGACCTGCTCAACGAAAGTTTTAACCGCATTGTGATCAACGATAAGAATATGTACAGCGATACGCGTGCATATATCCAGAAGATCGCACCGGAAAAGCAGGACATCGTTACCTACTACCACAATGGGGCACCCATCTTTGACCACTACGGCATTACCCGCCAGGTAAAATCTGCCTTCGGTAAAACCGTAAACCTGGACAGTGGCGTGTACCTGATCATAGAAGCTACGGAAGCCCTGCACGTGATAGACGTGAACAGCGGTTACAAAAGCTCCAGCAACAACCAGGAACAGAATGCCCTGGCCAGCAACCTGGAAGCCGCGGCAGAAATAGCCCGCCAGCTCCGCCTCCGCGACCTGGGTGGCATTATCATCATCGACTTCATTGATATGAAGTTGCCCGAGAATAAAAAGACCGTGTTTGAAGCCATGGAAAAGCACATGGCCCAGGACCGCGCTAAACATACTATTCTCCCGATCTCCAAGTTTGGCCTGATGCAGATCACCCGCCAGCGCGTGAAACCGGAAATGACCATTTCCGTTGCAGAAGACTGCCCCACCTGCCGGGGTACTGGTAAGATCGGCGCTTCTATGCTTATCCTGGAAGAGATAGAAAAGAACCTGCTCTATCTCATCAACCACCAGCACAAAGGCCTGAGCATCCGCGTACACCCCATCCTGTACGCTTACCTCACCAAGGGTTTCCTGGGTAGCCGCCAATGGAAATGGTACTGGCGCTTTAAACGCTGGATAAAACTGAGGGCGGACAATAACTACCACCTCACAGAATACCGCTTCTTCGACAACAACGACGAAGAGATCAAATTCTAA
- a CDS encoding HU family DNA-binding protein, whose product MRKADLINNIAEKTGIPKVDVLVTLEAMFKEVKEALANGEHIYIRGFGSFITKKRAAKIGRNIKKNVAVEIPEHFIPAFKPSKEFVAEVKKLKS is encoded by the coding sequence ATGAGAAAAGCTGACTTAATTAACAACATTGCCGAAAAAACAGGCATACCTAAAGTTGATGTGCTGGTAACACTTGAAGCCATGTTCAAGGAGGTGAAAGAGGCTTTGGCCAACGGCGAGCACATTTACATTCGCGGTTTTGGTTCTTTTATTACCAAGAAGCGTGCGGCTAAGATAGGCCGTAACATCAAGAAAAATGTGGCCGTTGAGATCCCGGAGCATTTCATCCCCGCGTTCAAGCCGTCAAAAGAATTTGTAGCCGAAGTAAAGAAGCTTAAAAGTTAG